The following coding sequences are from one Candidatus Saccharimonadales bacterium window:
- a CDS encoding bifunctional 5,10-methylenetetrahydrofolate dehydrogenase/5,10-methenyltetrahydrofolate cyclohydrolase → MRLLSGSDLASFIKERQAKQVRGLKQAEGIVPKLAVVLTDDNPVSRKYISLKQRYGEDIGIELVLEETTSTEAVKTIKRLNGDPSVFGIIVQLPISDPSLTEEVVKAISPEKDVDGLGSTKFFDPATPVAILWLLAGYNISLTDKKVLLIGQGQLVGRPLKKMLENSGITPEVADIDSDVGAMVAKAEVIVTATGQPGLLKSEMIPKGCVVVDAGTTSEGGKLVGDLDPAVYETRDDLTLTPRIGGVGPLTVCALFDNVIRSARRMAESKRK, encoded by the coding sequence ATGCGACTACTAAGCGGATCCGATCTAGCCAGTTTTATCAAAGAACGCCAGGCCAAGCAGGTCAGAGGTTTGAAGCAGGCAGAGGGGATTGTGCCGAAGCTTGCTGTGGTGCTGACAGACGATAACCCGGTCTCACGAAAGTATATCTCCCTCAAACAGCGCTATGGCGAAGACATTGGTATAGAACTAGTTCTAGAAGAGACAACTTCGACTGAAGCCGTTAAGACGATTAAGCGACTCAACGGTGACCCGAGCGTCTTTGGCATCATCGTGCAACTGCCCATATCTGATCCGAGTCTAACGGAAGAAGTTGTCAAAGCAATCAGCCCTGAAAAGGACGTCGATGGTCTCGGTTCGACCAAATTCTTCGACCCTGCTACCCCGGTAGCCATCCTATGGCTCCTTGCCGGCTACAACATCTCTCTTACTGACAAGAAAGTACTGCTTATTGGGCAGGGCCAGCTAGTCGGCAGGCCACTTAAAAAGATGCTGGAAAACTCCGGTATTACACCCGAAGTTGCCGATATAGACAGCGATGTCGGTGCCATGGTTGCGAAAGCCGAAGTTATTGTTACGGCAACCGGCCAACCTGGCCTCCTAAAGAGCGAGATGATCCCTAAGGGTTGTGTAGTCGTCGATGCTGGAACAACAAGCGAGGGTGGCAAACTTGTCGGTGATCTTGATCCGGCGGTCTATGAGACACGTGATGACCTTACTCTAACACCTCGAATCGGAGGGGTAGGCCCTCTGACTGTCTGCGCTCTATTCGACAATGTTATTCGTAGCGCCAGACGAATGGCCGAATCTAAGCGGAAGTAA
- a CDS encoding helix-turn-helix domain-containing protein, which translates to MQETRQPTQLLSTTVEILGDKWTPLIVKALSDGPRRFGQLQQDTCGVCPRTLSKRLAFLGEVEIVTKKTFAEIPPHTEYELTEKGSQLLPILRSMVEWSRKYAPGEITC; encoded by the coding sequence ATGCAAGAGACTCGGCAACCAACACAACTTCTTAGCACAACCGTAGAAATTCTCGGCGACAAGTGGACGCCACTTATAGTAAAGGCGCTTTCTGACGGTCCTCGTCGCTTTGGCCAGCTTCAACAAGATACCTGTGGCGTCTGCCCACGCACTCTGTCAAAGCGCCTCGCATTTCTGGGAGAGGTCGAGATCGTGACTAAAAAGACATTCGCCGAGATACCCCCACACACTGAATATGAACTGACTGAGAAAGGAAGCCAGCTACTGCCGATCTTGCGGAGCATGGTTGAGTGGAGTAGAAAATACGCTCCTGGCGAAATAACCTGCTAG
- a CDS encoding NAD(P)H-dependent oxidoreductase, whose translation MTKIAIIVGSTRPTRFGIQPAEWLYGLTKSRNDAEYELIDLKEVDLPLLNEPKSASTGEYKYDYTKKWSEKINGFDGFVFVTPEYNHSTSAALKNAIDYLWHEWNYKPVAYIGYGGGAGGARAIEHLRGIAAQVKMYDLFEHMLINNYYFNVDESGKYKFDDGMKKAADKMLDELVFWAERMKEARKLKSAEK comes from the coding sequence ATGACTAAAATTGCTATTATTGTCGGTTCAACGCGTCCTACACGTTTCGGCATCCAACCGGCCGAGTGGCTTTACGGACTAACCAAGTCACGAAACGACGCAGAATACGAACTGATCGACCTTAAAGAGGTAGACTTACCCCTCCTTAACGAGCCGAAGTCGGCTTCGACCGGTGAGTACAAGTACGACTATACCAAGAAGTGGAGCGAGAAGATCAATGGTTTCGACGGTTTTGTCTTTGTCACACCGGAATATAACCATTCGACATCAGCGGCCCTCAAGAATGCCATCGACTATCTGTGGCACGAATGGAACTACAAGCCAGTTGCCTATATCGGTTACGGTGGTGGAGCCGGCGGGGCCAGAGCTATTGAACACCTCCGTGGTATTGCAGCTCAAGTAAAGATGTACGACCTCTTCGAGCACATGTTGATCAACAACTATTACTTTAACGTTGACGAGTCGGGCAAGTACAAATTTGATGACGGTATGAAGAAGGCTGCTGACAAGATGCTTGACGAGCTTGTCTTTTGGGCAGAACGAATGAAGGAAGCCCGCAAGCTTAAGAGCGCTGAAAAGTAG